The following proteins are co-located in the Perca fluviatilis chromosome 22, GENO_Pfluv_1.0, whole genome shotgun sequence genome:
- the spata13 gene encoding uncharacterized protein spata13 isoform X2, whose protein sequence is MSRAEQQDRVLSTSEDSLPCLHHCKADPLIRSRPLSDIYPFHSHADRSAVPCLLSGCVAQVQPMTAGPDENRLNGINSSAWTNPVIGQPEGKPYSSRIMRLFSNSRTGPVPAHSPTTDSTTSTHSSDSNSVPQSWSGLSGLGVVDSFKKLRSSVLQGIQSRGAVTHDGEHDPSDQEMTNGTGVANIDPGLDDAANHLNLAEGYSVSNGNFAGQKLAVISRNGSDIEDYDDEENDEGDGLTRNTRLSRSIRRAYGAGRISLLDTGNRRLAGRSTNEATDSQKPDQTSRVSVQTKNMNDNTNVKVLSRLSKSAENLHIFKAPFRRKAQFPGPPSLQEEPKRTSTSSETPNIQRTASASSVDLRDHAVSRRKSPVMTKGPMLKLVGSMTDLTVRRRRSPSPSPTSPSPLSPLTRLHDDYSRRVPCLTTSERQRRPSPVRARVMSVEHTPLVHLQPESDASPQLHQVLISQVSEEPPEGTEQTSPAHYELLTVATTSSYKQTAECDSSPLCQKEHSQQQEETEVNMLPNEVTSDQQGPEALLQTEEVSPTTSNTPPISSTCLSESPTLPTSPTSPTDASTEIASVKPRRRSARPRPRPISDYGQLISRKHSIPEEVAEVHAEERTANTSLTKDCRGNYACGNGNIPENFSINGDVQGMRQRPISVIGAVDLFSSDAEEKDDRLPSPLSRPPIPSHQVPPYRAVSARFRPSTLSQSTPIGLDRVGRRKLHRVLSGVSECLATLDDSVSDEEEEGSFDELTDVTTYLQPGVELSVLNEWISSGHTVYAEALWDHVTMEEQELAFKAGDVIRVLEASHKDWWWGRGADKESWFPSSFVRVRVNQEGSSAESVESVADQEDPTPRDTHSAQHKEQMRTNVVQEIMNTERIYIKHLKDICDGYIRQCRKHPDMFTELQLKTIFSNIEDIYRFQRQFIRDLEKKYNKDQPHLSEIGSCFLLQGEGFSIYSDYCNTHPAACAELQRLMKSGKYKHFFEACRLLQQMIDISIAGFLLTPVQKICKYPLQLGELLKYTPKDHSDYSGVSKAYEAMKNVASLINERKRRQESVDTIAHWQVAILHWEGPDVLERSSELIHSGELTRVLRQGKMQQRSFFLFDHQLVFCKKDILRRDLLHYRGQLDMDQTEVVDVPDGRDLDLGLTLRNALRLRNASTLEFMCVLCCRKAQDKQRWLQAFAKERCRVKEDQEMGMEISEEQRRQAIVNARRAKQKKSKTIGYSGSVPPHHQNLHPLHQRHITIPTSVPQQQVFSLAEPPKRKPYQLLYSITRNAFFRK, encoded by the exons ATGAGCAGG GCAGAACAACAGGACAGAGTCTTGTCCACAAGCGAAGACTCTCTCCCTTGCCTCCACCACTGTAAAGCTGACCCGCTGATCCGAAGCCGACCCCTCAGTGATATATACCCATTCCACAGTCATGCTGACAGAAGTGCAGTACCATGTCTGCTGTCTGGTTGTGTCGCCCAAGTACAGCCGATGACCGCAGGTCCAGACGAAAACAGATTAAATGGCATCAACTCCTCTGCCTGGACCAACCCTGTTATAGGTCAACCTGAGGGAAAGCCTTACTCCTCAAGAATTATGAGGCTTTTTTCTAACTCGAGGACGGGGCCTGTCCCTGCTCACAGTCCAACCACTGACAGTACCACCTCAACCCACAGCAGTGACAGCAACAGCGTCCCCCAGTCCTGGTCAGGACTTTCAGGACTGGGTGTTGTGGACTCCTTCAAAAAGCTCCGCTCCTCTGTGCTCCAGGGTATACAGAGTAGAGGGGCGGTCACCCACGATGGAGAACATGACCCATCAGATCAGGAAATGACTAATGGCACTGGTGTGGCCAACATTGACCCTGGTCTAGATGATGCAGCAAATCATTTAAATTTAGCAGAAGGATATAGTGTGTCTAATGGAAATTTTGCTGGCCAGAAGTTGGCTGTGATAAGCCGAAATGGATCCGATATTGAGGACTACGATGATGAGGAAAATGATGAAGGAGATGGGCTCACGCGGAACACACGATTGTCAAGGAGTATTAGGAGAGCATACGGAGCAGGACGCATCTCTTTACTCGACACAGGGAACAGGAGACTAGCAGGAAGGAGCACAAATGAAGCTACGGACAGTCAGAAACCAGATCAGACATCCAGGGtcagtgttcaaacaaagaacATGAATGACAACACAAATGTGAAGGTGTTGAGCAGACTGAGCAAAAGTGCAGAAAATCTTCATATATTTAAGGCCCCTTTTAGACGCAAAGCCCAATTTCCAGGACCTCCTTCGCTTCAGGAGGAACCCAAGAGGACTAGCACCTCAAGCGAGACACCAAACATCCAGAGGACAGCCAGCGCCTCCTCAGTGGACCTCCGGGATCACGCTGTTAGCCGCAGGAAGAGCCCTGTGATGACCAAGGGGCCGATGCTAAAGCTAGTAGGCAGCATGACTGACCTGACTGTCCGACGCAGGCGAAGTCCCTCCCCCAGCCCCACCTCTCCATCACCCTTGTCACCCCTGACCCGTCTCCATGACGACTACTCCCGCCGTGTGCCTTGCCTAACAACCAGTGAGCGACAGCGCCGGCCTTCGCCTGTCAGAGCCCGGGTCATGTCTGTCGAGCACACCCCTCTGGTTCATCTACAGCCTGAATCCGATGCCAGTCCACAGCTGCACCAGGTCCTTATCAGCCAGGTTTCTGAGGAGCCCCCAGAGGGAACAGAGCAGACTTCACCTGCTCATTATGAATTACTGACTGTGGCCACAACAAGTAGCTATAAACAGACAGCAGAATGTGATTCATCTCCTCTCTGCCAGAAAGAGCATTCCCAACAACAAGAAGAGACTGAGGTCAACATGCTACCAAACGAG GTAACATCAGACCAACAAGGTCCAGAAGCACTCCTCCAAACAGAGGAAGTCTCTCCAACAACCAGCAACACCCCTCCTATCTCTTCAACATGCCTTTCGGAGTCACCCACATTGCCCACATCACCCACATCTCCCACAGATGCATCCACGGAAATAGCCTCCGTCAAGCCCAGACGAAGGAGTGCGCGCCCAAGACCTCGGCCCATCTCTGACTACGGGCAGCTCATTTCCAGGAAGCACTCCATTCCTGAGGAAGTGGCAGAAGTGCATGCTGAAGAAAGGACAGCAAATACATCATTGACTAAAGACTGCAGGGGAAATTATGCCTGTGGGAATGGAAATATCCCTGAGAACTTTAGCATAAATGGAGACGTTCAAGGCATGAGGCAGCGTCCAATATCAGTGATAGGAGCTGTGGATCTGTTCTCTTCTGATGCTGAGGAGAAGGACGACCGCCTTCCTTCT CCCCTGTCGCGGCCGCCCATCCCCTCCCACCAGGTTCCCCCCTACAGAGCAGTGTCTGCCAGGTTTCGCCCCTCCACCCTCTCCCAGAGCACTCCCATCGGACTGGACCGTGTTGGACGGCGTAAGCTCCACAGAGTCCTCAGTG GTGTGTCTGAGTGCTTGGCGACTCTTGATGACAGCGTgagtgatgaggaggaggagggcagcTTTGATGAGCTCACTGATGTCACCACCTACCTCCAGCCAGGGGTGGAGCTCTCTGTGCTCAACGAG TGGATAAGCTCCGGCCACACAGTGTATGCTGAGGCTCTCTGGGACCATGTGACCATGGAGGAGCAGGAGCTTGCCTTCAAGGCGGGAGATGTTATCCGTGTCCTGGAAGCCTCACATAAGGACTGGTGGTGGGGCAGGGGGGCTGACAAGGAGTCCTGGTTCCCTTCCAGCTTTGTGAGG GTGCGAGTGAACCAGGAAGGCTCGAGTGCAGAAAGTGTGGAGAGTGTAGCGGATCAGGAAGATCCAACTCCCAGGGACACACACAGCGCTCAGCACAAGGAGCAGATGAGAACCAATGTGGTTCAGGAAATCATGAATACTGAACGCATCTACATCAAGCACCTAAAAGACATCTGTGAT GGTTACATCCGTCAGTGCCGTAAACACCCGGACATGTTCACTGAGCTGCAGTTGAAGACCATCTTCAGCAACATAGAGGACATCTACAGGTTTCAGAGGCAGTTTATCAGAGACCTGGAGAAGAAGTACAACAAAGACCAACCACATCTCAGTGAAATAGGCTCTTGTTTTCTCTTGCAG GGAGAGGGCTTCTCTATCTACTCAGACTACTGTAACACTCATCCAGCAGCCTGTGCTGAGCTGCAGCGCCTCATGAAGTCGGGCAAATATAAGCATTTTTTTGAAGCCTGCCGGCTTCTCCAGCAGATGATCGACATTTCCATTGCAGGATTTTTGCTCACGCCCGTCCAGAAGATCTGTAAATACCCCCTGCAGCTGGGTGAACTGCTTAAGTACACCCCCAAAGACCACAG TGACTACAGCGGAGTGAGCAAAGCGTATGAGGCTATGAAGAATGTGGCCAGTCTGATAAACGAGAGGAAGAGACGGCAGGAGAGTGTCGACACCATCGCTCACTGGCAGGTGGCAATTCTACACTGGGAG GGGCCTGATGTGCTGGAGCGCAGCTCAGAGCTGATTCACTCGGGTGAGCTGACTCGAGTCCTGCGACAAGGCAAAATGCAACAGCGCAGCTTCTTCCTGTTTGACCACCAGTTGGTCTTCTGTAAAAAAGACATCCTGCGCAGAGACCTGCTCCACTACCGTGGACAGCTGGATATGGACCAGACCGAGGTGGTAGACGTGCCCGACGGGCGGGACCTAGACCTGGGCCTGACCCTGAGGAATGCTCTGCGCCTTCGCAACGCCTCCACTCTGGagtttatgtgtgtgctgtgctgcagGAAGGCCCAGGACAAGCAGAGGTGGTTACAGGCCTTTGCCAAGGAGAGATGCAGAGTCAAGGAAGACCAAGAGATGG GAATGGAGATCAGTGAAGAGCAAAGAAGACAGGCCATTGTTAATGCCAGAAGAGCCAAACAGAAGAAGAGCAAAA CCATTGGTTACTCTGGTTCTGTCCCCCCACACCACCAAAACCTTCACCCACTTCACCAGCGTCACATCACCATTCCAACCAGCGTGCCTCAGCAGCAGGTCTTTTCACTGGCCGAGCCACCAAAACGAAAGCCTTATCAACTGTTGTACAGCATCACCCGCAACGCCTTCTTCAGAAAATGA
- the spata13 gene encoding uncharacterized protein spata13 isoform X1, with the protein MSRAEQQDRVLSTSEDSLPCLHHCKADPLIRSRPLSDIYPFHSHADRSAVPCLLSGCVAQVQPMTAGPDENRLNGINSSAWTNPVIGQPEGKPYSSRIMRLFSNSRTGPVPAHSPTTDSTTSTHSSDSNSVPQSWSGLSGLGVVDSFKKLRSSVLQGIQSRGAVTHDGEHDPSDQEMTNGTGVANIDPGLDDAANHLNLAEGYSVSNGNFAGQKLAVISRNGSDIEDYDDEENDEGDGLTRNTRLSRSIRRAYGAGRISLLDTGNRRLAGRSTNEATDSQKPDQTSRVSVQTKNMNDNTNVKVLSRLSKSAENLHIFKAPFRRKAQFPGPPSLQEEPKRTSTSSETPNIQRTASASSVDLRDHAVSRRKSPVMTKGPMLKLVGSMTDLTVRRRRSPSPSPTSPSPLSPLTRLHDDYSRRVPCLTTSERQRRPSPVRARVMSVEHTPLVHLQPESDASPQLHQVLISQVSEEPPEGTEQTSPAHYELLTVATTSSYKQTAECDSSPLCQKEHSQQQEETEVNMLPNEVTSDQQGPEALLQTEEVSPTTSNTPPISSTCLSESPTLPTSPTSPTDASTEIASVKPRRRSARPRPRPISDYGQLISRKHSIPEEVAEVHAEERTANTSLTKDCRGNYACGNGNIPENFSINGDVQGMRQRPISVIGAVDLFSSDAEEKDDRLPSPLSRPPIPSHQVPPYRAVSARFRPSTLSQSTPIGLDRVGRRKLHRVLSEGVSECLATLDDSVSDEEEEGSFDELTDVTTYLQPGVELSVLNEWISSGHTVYAEALWDHVTMEEQELAFKAGDVIRVLEASHKDWWWGRGADKESWFPSSFVRVRVNQEGSSAESVESVADQEDPTPRDTHSAQHKEQMRTNVVQEIMNTERIYIKHLKDICDGYIRQCRKHPDMFTELQLKTIFSNIEDIYRFQRQFIRDLEKKYNKDQPHLSEIGSCFLLQGEGFSIYSDYCNTHPAACAELQRLMKSGKYKHFFEACRLLQQMIDISIAGFLLTPVQKICKYPLQLGELLKYTPKDHSDYSGVSKAYEAMKNVASLINERKRRQESVDTIAHWQVAILHWEGPDVLERSSELIHSGELTRVLRQGKMQQRSFFLFDHQLVFCKKDILRRDLLHYRGQLDMDQTEVVDVPDGRDLDLGLTLRNALRLRNASTLEFMCVLCCRKAQDKQRWLQAFAKERCRVKEDQEMGMEISEEQRRQAIVNARRAKQKKSKTIGYSGSVPPHHQNLHPLHQRHITIPTSVPQQQVFSLAEPPKRKPYQLLYSITRNAFFRK; encoded by the exons ATGAGCAGG GCAGAACAACAGGACAGAGTCTTGTCCACAAGCGAAGACTCTCTCCCTTGCCTCCACCACTGTAAAGCTGACCCGCTGATCCGAAGCCGACCCCTCAGTGATATATACCCATTCCACAGTCATGCTGACAGAAGTGCAGTACCATGTCTGCTGTCTGGTTGTGTCGCCCAAGTACAGCCGATGACCGCAGGTCCAGACGAAAACAGATTAAATGGCATCAACTCCTCTGCCTGGACCAACCCTGTTATAGGTCAACCTGAGGGAAAGCCTTACTCCTCAAGAATTATGAGGCTTTTTTCTAACTCGAGGACGGGGCCTGTCCCTGCTCACAGTCCAACCACTGACAGTACCACCTCAACCCACAGCAGTGACAGCAACAGCGTCCCCCAGTCCTGGTCAGGACTTTCAGGACTGGGTGTTGTGGACTCCTTCAAAAAGCTCCGCTCCTCTGTGCTCCAGGGTATACAGAGTAGAGGGGCGGTCACCCACGATGGAGAACATGACCCATCAGATCAGGAAATGACTAATGGCACTGGTGTGGCCAACATTGACCCTGGTCTAGATGATGCAGCAAATCATTTAAATTTAGCAGAAGGATATAGTGTGTCTAATGGAAATTTTGCTGGCCAGAAGTTGGCTGTGATAAGCCGAAATGGATCCGATATTGAGGACTACGATGATGAGGAAAATGATGAAGGAGATGGGCTCACGCGGAACACACGATTGTCAAGGAGTATTAGGAGAGCATACGGAGCAGGACGCATCTCTTTACTCGACACAGGGAACAGGAGACTAGCAGGAAGGAGCACAAATGAAGCTACGGACAGTCAGAAACCAGATCAGACATCCAGGGtcagtgttcaaacaaagaacATGAATGACAACACAAATGTGAAGGTGTTGAGCAGACTGAGCAAAAGTGCAGAAAATCTTCATATATTTAAGGCCCCTTTTAGACGCAAAGCCCAATTTCCAGGACCTCCTTCGCTTCAGGAGGAACCCAAGAGGACTAGCACCTCAAGCGAGACACCAAACATCCAGAGGACAGCCAGCGCCTCCTCAGTGGACCTCCGGGATCACGCTGTTAGCCGCAGGAAGAGCCCTGTGATGACCAAGGGGCCGATGCTAAAGCTAGTAGGCAGCATGACTGACCTGACTGTCCGACGCAGGCGAAGTCCCTCCCCCAGCCCCACCTCTCCATCACCCTTGTCACCCCTGACCCGTCTCCATGACGACTACTCCCGCCGTGTGCCTTGCCTAACAACCAGTGAGCGACAGCGCCGGCCTTCGCCTGTCAGAGCCCGGGTCATGTCTGTCGAGCACACCCCTCTGGTTCATCTACAGCCTGAATCCGATGCCAGTCCACAGCTGCACCAGGTCCTTATCAGCCAGGTTTCTGAGGAGCCCCCAGAGGGAACAGAGCAGACTTCACCTGCTCATTATGAATTACTGACTGTGGCCACAACAAGTAGCTATAAACAGACAGCAGAATGTGATTCATCTCCTCTCTGCCAGAAAGAGCATTCCCAACAACAAGAAGAGACTGAGGTCAACATGCTACCAAACGAG GTAACATCAGACCAACAAGGTCCAGAAGCACTCCTCCAAACAGAGGAAGTCTCTCCAACAACCAGCAACACCCCTCCTATCTCTTCAACATGCCTTTCGGAGTCACCCACATTGCCCACATCACCCACATCTCCCACAGATGCATCCACGGAAATAGCCTCCGTCAAGCCCAGACGAAGGAGTGCGCGCCCAAGACCTCGGCCCATCTCTGACTACGGGCAGCTCATTTCCAGGAAGCACTCCATTCCTGAGGAAGTGGCAGAAGTGCATGCTGAAGAAAGGACAGCAAATACATCATTGACTAAAGACTGCAGGGGAAATTATGCCTGTGGGAATGGAAATATCCCTGAGAACTTTAGCATAAATGGAGACGTTCAAGGCATGAGGCAGCGTCCAATATCAGTGATAGGAGCTGTGGATCTGTTCTCTTCTGATGCTGAGGAGAAGGACGACCGCCTTCCTTCT CCCCTGTCGCGGCCGCCCATCCCCTCCCACCAGGTTCCCCCCTACAGAGCAGTGTCTGCCAGGTTTCGCCCCTCCACCCTCTCCCAGAGCACTCCCATCGGACTGGACCGTGTTGGACGGCGTAAGCTCCACAGAGTCCTCAGTG AAGGTGTGTCTGAGTGCTTGGCGACTCTTGATGACAGCGTgagtgatgaggaggaggagggcagcTTTGATGAGCTCACTGATGTCACCACCTACCTCCAGCCAGGGGTGGAGCTCTCTGTGCTCAACGAG TGGATAAGCTCCGGCCACACAGTGTATGCTGAGGCTCTCTGGGACCATGTGACCATGGAGGAGCAGGAGCTTGCCTTCAAGGCGGGAGATGTTATCCGTGTCCTGGAAGCCTCACATAAGGACTGGTGGTGGGGCAGGGGGGCTGACAAGGAGTCCTGGTTCCCTTCCAGCTTTGTGAGG GTGCGAGTGAACCAGGAAGGCTCGAGTGCAGAAAGTGTGGAGAGTGTAGCGGATCAGGAAGATCCAACTCCCAGGGACACACACAGCGCTCAGCACAAGGAGCAGATGAGAACCAATGTGGTTCAGGAAATCATGAATACTGAACGCATCTACATCAAGCACCTAAAAGACATCTGTGAT GGTTACATCCGTCAGTGCCGTAAACACCCGGACATGTTCACTGAGCTGCAGTTGAAGACCATCTTCAGCAACATAGAGGACATCTACAGGTTTCAGAGGCAGTTTATCAGAGACCTGGAGAAGAAGTACAACAAAGACCAACCACATCTCAGTGAAATAGGCTCTTGTTTTCTCTTGCAG GGAGAGGGCTTCTCTATCTACTCAGACTACTGTAACACTCATCCAGCAGCCTGTGCTGAGCTGCAGCGCCTCATGAAGTCGGGCAAATATAAGCATTTTTTTGAAGCCTGCCGGCTTCTCCAGCAGATGATCGACATTTCCATTGCAGGATTTTTGCTCACGCCCGTCCAGAAGATCTGTAAATACCCCCTGCAGCTGGGTGAACTGCTTAAGTACACCCCCAAAGACCACAG TGACTACAGCGGAGTGAGCAAAGCGTATGAGGCTATGAAGAATGTGGCCAGTCTGATAAACGAGAGGAAGAGACGGCAGGAGAGTGTCGACACCATCGCTCACTGGCAGGTGGCAATTCTACACTGGGAG GGGCCTGATGTGCTGGAGCGCAGCTCAGAGCTGATTCACTCGGGTGAGCTGACTCGAGTCCTGCGACAAGGCAAAATGCAACAGCGCAGCTTCTTCCTGTTTGACCACCAGTTGGTCTTCTGTAAAAAAGACATCCTGCGCAGAGACCTGCTCCACTACCGTGGACAGCTGGATATGGACCAGACCGAGGTGGTAGACGTGCCCGACGGGCGGGACCTAGACCTGGGCCTGACCCTGAGGAATGCTCTGCGCCTTCGCAACGCCTCCACTCTGGagtttatgtgtgtgctgtgctgcagGAAGGCCCAGGACAAGCAGAGGTGGTTACAGGCCTTTGCCAAGGAGAGATGCAGAGTCAAGGAAGACCAAGAGATGG GAATGGAGATCAGTGAAGAGCAAAGAAGACAGGCCATTGTTAATGCCAGAAGAGCCAAACAGAAGAAGAGCAAAA CCATTGGTTACTCTGGTTCTGTCCCCCCACACCACCAAAACCTTCACCCACTTCACCAGCGTCACATCACCATTCCAACCAGCGTGCCTCAGCAGCAGGTCTTTTCACTGGCCGAGCCACCAAAACGAAAGCCTTATCAACTGTTGTACAGCATCACCCGCAACGCCTTCTTCAGAAAATGA